In a single window of the Hippoglossus hippoglossus isolate fHipHip1 chromosome 7, fHipHip1.pri, whole genome shotgun sequence genome:
- the nppb gene encoding natriuretic peptides B isoform X1, protein MHLSLISLCIILNLQLLSTYPISTGLTDTDMDILNLLLHRLQESFSEQDGLDSLYTEKGGDGRPPQTGLDEAAIKEFFSAKNLKSLRNDSSRRSSGCFGRRMDRIGSMSSLGCNTVGRYSKIQ, encoded by the exons ATGCATTTGTCTCTCATTTCACTCTGCATCATCttaaacctgcagctgctcagcaCGTATCCCATCAGCACCGGTttgactgacactgacatggACATCTTAAAC ctgctgcttcacagactaCAGGAGTCATTTTCCGAGCAAGATGGCCTGGATAGCCTGTATAcagagaagggaggagatgGACGGCCGCCCCAAACTGGACTGGATGAGGCTGCAATCAAGGAATTTTTCTCAGCTAAGAACCTGAAGAGCCTCCGCAACGATTCATCAAGGAGATCCTCGGGCTGCTTTGGTCGACGGATGGACAGAATAGGATCTATGAGCTCCCTGGGGTGCAACACTGTTGGCAGATACAGTAAGATACAGTAA
- the nppb gene encoding natriuretic peptides B isoform X2: MHLSLISLCIILNLQLLSTYPISTGLTDTDMDILNLLLHRLQESFSEQDGLDSLYTEKGGDGRPPQTGLDEAAIKEFFSAKNLKSLRNDSSRRSSGCFGRRMDRIGSMSSLGCNTVGRYSSK; the protein is encoded by the exons ATGCATTTGTCTCTCATTTCACTCTGCATCATCttaaacctgcagctgctcagcaCGTATCCCATCAGCACCGGTttgactgacactgacatggACATCTTAAAC ctgctgcttcacagactaCAGGAGTCATTTTCCGAGCAAGATGGCCTGGATAGCCTGTATAcagagaagggaggagatgGACGGCCGCCCCAAACTGGACTGGATGAGGCTGCAATCAAGGAATTTTTCTCAGCTAAGAACCTGAAGAGCCTCCGCAACGATTCATCAAGGAGATCCTCGGGCTGCTTTGGTCGACGGATGGACAGAATAGGATCTATGAGCTCCCTGGGGTGCAACACTGTTGGCAGATACA GTTCAAAGTAA